The Terriglobus tenax genome contains a region encoding:
- a CDS encoding PQQ-like beta-propeller repeat protein: MKTAHVTKLSLAASLALASTAMMAQRNGPDWNTAGFDVQRSHWMKADKDVTSASVAKQGFELIWKQKIDGVKVGLSEPIIVGTFIGWKGFKDLVLFQDGTGNLYVYDSDLGVPYFDKRFNNTSAAKPCALASIGAPGRPSLLEPAAAMTRPGASPYHSVIGKPDEGVPGGMNPQRFGRPPGATQPEATPGLNQGGRAATPMYTVTADGTLHIMAHGTGNEYEKPTPFVPAGSAASDISSVNKVVYVATLQGCGASPNTLFAMDRTDPAKPVVKQWKPESGNILGAPAFSTGGNLYVTTTKQMAALDPKTLNAKVMSNKGFASTPMIFTTADKKEYVAAGTADGKLVVMDAGTGAVVASAGEEQKTPFMPTAMATWDAAGTRYILVTDKTKQKAPVVAYTFSGGKLQTAWTTTELEAPGNPLVLNGVVFVLATGEQRGSADPADRAKGKPAVLYAYDGKTGKALWNSGTAIAAAVTTSGIATGSGMLYLADSANTIYAFGFPQERQ, translated from the coding sequence ATGAAGACCGCACATGTGACGAAACTCTCTCTCGCGGCCAGCCTGGCGCTTGCCTCCACCGCAATGATGGCGCAACGCAATGGCCCGGACTGGAACACCGCTGGTTTCGATGTGCAGCGTTCGCACTGGATGAAGGCCGACAAGGATGTGACCTCGGCGTCGGTGGCGAAGCAGGGATTTGAACTGATCTGGAAACAGAAGATTGACGGTGTGAAGGTTGGCCTGAGCGAGCCCATCATCGTGGGCACCTTCATCGGGTGGAAGGGCTTCAAGGATCTTGTGCTCTTCCAGGACGGTACCGGCAATCTGTATGTGTATGACAGTGACCTGGGTGTGCCGTACTTTGACAAGCGCTTCAACAACACCAGCGCGGCAAAACCCTGCGCGCTCGCCTCAATCGGTGCTCCGGGACGGCCTTCGCTGCTGGAGCCTGCGGCTGCGATGACACGGCCCGGTGCTTCGCCGTATCACAGCGTGATCGGCAAACCGGACGAAGGCGTGCCGGGTGGGATGAACCCGCAGCGCTTTGGACGGCCTCCGGGGGCAACGCAGCCGGAAGCGACTCCCGGGCTCAACCAGGGTGGACGTGCGGCAACGCCGATGTATACCGTCACGGCCGACGGCACGTTGCACATCATGGCGCACGGCACGGGCAATGAGTATGAAAAGCCCACGCCGTTTGTTCCGGCGGGCAGCGCGGCGTCGGATATCTCGTCCGTGAACAAGGTGGTGTATGTGGCCACGCTGCAGGGCTGCGGCGCCAGTCCCAACACTCTGTTCGCGATGGACCGCACTGACCCTGCCAAGCCTGTAGTGAAGCAGTGGAAGCCGGAGAGCGGCAACATCCTGGGAGCACCTGCGTTCTCAACCGGGGGCAACCTGTATGTGACGACAACGAAGCAGATGGCCGCGCTCGATCCGAAGACTCTGAATGCGAAGGTGATGTCGAATAAGGGCTTTGCTTCGACACCGATGATCTTCACGACAGCGGACAAGAAGGAATACGTTGCGGCGGGGACGGCGGACGGCAAGCTGGTGGTGATGGATGCCGGCACCGGCGCCGTGGTCGCCTCGGCCGGAGAAGAGCAGAAGACCCCGTTCATGCCAACGGCAATGGCCACGTGGGATGCCGCGGGTACGCGCTACATACTTGTTACCGACAAGACAAAGCAGAAGGCGCCCGTGGTGGCCTATACGTTTAGCGGCGGCAAGCTGCAGACGGCTTGGACGACGACGGAGCTGGAGGCTCCAGGGAATCCCTTGGTTCTGAATGGCGTGGTGTTTGTGCTGGCGACGGGGGAACAGCGCGGTAGTGCTGACCCTGCAGATCGCGCCAAGGGCAAGCCTGCGGTGCTGTATGCGTATGACGGCAAGACCGGCAAAGCGCTCTGGAACAGCGGCACGGCAATTGCGGCGGCTGTGACTACCAGCGGAATTGCGACGGGCAGCGGGATGTTGTATCTCGCCGACTCGGCTAACACGATTTACGCCTTTGGCTTTCCTCAGGAACGCCAGTAA
- a CDS encoding outer membrane protein assembly factor BamB family protein, with protein MMRTFCWKKLLLPTLLLCGGAGAWAVNILTEGVDIGRTGWVQGDKSFTVQNVKGMKLLWKVQLDSKPREMHNLFPPLLVENVDTAAGKRDVAVVAGVLDELYGLDAKTGKEIWHVTYKTDFPKPAVAGTLCPGGQTAVPVIVPGEKAGEWVVWAVGWDGYLRKMNVADGKDLQAPAKFLPGNGKPYALNYRNGVIYTSTAQGCGGLTNSTYAYDTKTRIATAFIPSGGGLWGRRGVGLSPEGESYMGTGDGLWDVENGHLGNGIIGVKLDKSGELQLEDFFAPRNAEYMFKRDLDVNVTPVAVDWKGHKLLIGTSKECRIWMLDRDNFGGDDHRTPLAQTPLLCNVNANFAEEGVWGAISSYVDAKGDLYVVVPFFGPANPKYIGATHYAPAPKMGGGGVTTLKVTETNGKLGFTPVWTSADIDHPDEAVIANGVIFINGAGEDARQQWDDNYWDKTPEKLPSGPWSQQSNTRIAYSRHAVLVALDAATGKTLWESGNQIKSWNHFSGITAANGRVYLPTYDGMLYCFGVAK; from the coding sequence ATGATGCGTACTTTTTGCTGGAAAAAACTGCTGTTGCCGACGCTGCTGTTGTGTGGCGGAGCCGGGGCGTGGGCGGTCAACATCCTGACCGAAGGCGTGGATATTGGCCGCACCGGCTGGGTGCAGGGCGATAAGAGCTTCACGGTGCAGAACGTGAAGGGCATGAAGCTGCTGTGGAAGGTGCAGCTGGATTCCAAGCCGCGCGAGATGCACAACCTGTTCCCTCCCCTGCTGGTGGAGAACGTGGACACCGCCGCGGGCAAACGGGATGTTGCCGTGGTGGCCGGCGTGCTGGATGAGCTGTATGGCCTGGACGCGAAGACCGGCAAAGAGATCTGGCATGTGACCTACAAGACCGACTTCCCGAAGCCGGCCGTGGCTGGAACGCTGTGCCCGGGCGGACAGACGGCGGTGCCGGTGATTGTGCCGGGAGAGAAGGCTGGGGAGTGGGTGGTCTGGGCCGTTGGCTGGGACGGCTACCTGCGCAAGATGAACGTGGCGGACGGCAAGGACCTGCAGGCTCCGGCAAAGTTTCTGCCCGGCAATGGCAAGCCGTATGCACTGAACTACCGGAATGGCGTGATCTACACCAGCACGGCGCAGGGTTGCGGCGGACTGACGAACTCCACCTATGCGTATGACACGAAGACGCGCATTGCGACCGCATTTATTCCATCGGGTGGCGGGCTGTGGGGACGGCGCGGCGTTGGTCTTAGCCCCGAGGGCGAAAGCTACATGGGCACCGGCGATGGCTTGTGGGATGTGGAGAATGGCCACCTGGGCAACGGCATCATCGGCGTGAAGCTGGACAAGAGCGGCGAGCTGCAGCTGGAAGACTTCTTCGCACCGAGGAACGCCGAGTACATGTTCAAGCGCGACCTGGATGTGAATGTGACGCCTGTGGCCGTGGATTGGAAGGGACACAAGTTGCTGATCGGCACCAGCAAGGAGTGCCGCATCTGGATGCTGGATCGCGACAACTTTGGCGGCGATGACCACCGCACGCCGCTGGCGCAGACTCCGCTGCTGTGCAACGTGAACGCCAACTTTGCGGAAGAAGGGGTGTGGGGCGCCATCAGCTCGTACGTTGACGCGAAGGGCGACCTGTACGTGGTGGTGCCGTTCTTCGGGCCGGCGAACCCGAAGTATATCGGTGCGACGCACTACGCTCCTGCTCCGAAGATGGGCGGCGGCGGCGTAACGACGCTGAAGGTGACGGAGACCAATGGCAAGCTGGGCTTTACACCCGTGTGGACCAGCGCGGACATCGATCATCCGGATGAGGCGGTGATCGCCAATGGTGTCATCTTCATCAACGGCGCGGGCGAGGACGCGCGGCAGCAGTGGGATGACAACTACTGGGACAAGACGCCGGAGAAGCTGCCGAGTGGTCCGTGGTCGCAGCAGTCGAACACGCGCATTGCCTATTCGCGCCATGCGGTGCTGGTGGCGCTGGATGCGGCAACGGGAAAGACGCTGTGGGAGAGCGGAAACCAGATCAAGAGCTGGAACCACTTTTCCGGCATCACGGCGGCAAACGGCCGGGTGTATCTGCCCACCTATGACGGCATGCTGTACTGCTTCGGAGTGGCCAAATGA
- a CDS encoding helix-hairpin-helix domain-containing protein — translation MRRSCLAVAVAALALLSQVRGLHAQQLPEGPTRDLVTNTCSRCHEFERVLSQHQDKDGWTAVVNKMVSLGLQTSDDDLKKIVDYLATNLPAETIQKLNINKMTAVQFETTLAIPRPLSRAIIEYRDKNGDFKTLDDLKKVPGLDPAKVDAKKDRLTP, via the coding sequence ATGCGTCGCTCCTGCCTTGCTGTCGCCGTTGCCGCCCTCGCCCTGCTCTCCCAGGTCCGTGGACTCCACGCACAGCAATTGCCCGAAGGCCCGACACGCGATCTGGTGACCAACACCTGCTCGCGCTGTCACGAGTTCGAACGTGTGCTTTCGCAGCACCAGGACAAGGACGGCTGGACCGCAGTCGTCAACAAAATGGTGAGCCTTGGTCTGCAGACCAGCGACGATGACCTGAAAAAGATCGTCGACTATCTGGCCACCAACCTGCCGGCGGAAACCATACAAAAGCTGAACATCAACAAGATGACCGCCGTGCAGTTTGAAACTACCCTTGCCATTCCTCGCCCCCTCTCCCGGGCCATCATCGAATACCGCGACAAGAACGGCGACTTCAAAACCCTGGACGACCTGAAGAAGGTCCCCGGACTGGATCCCGCCAAAGTCGACGCCAAGAAAGACCGCCTCACTCCCTAG
- the iscX gene encoding Fe-S cluster assembly protein IscX, translated as MPREIEWTDSEEIGIQLQEKFPDLDPLTIRFTDLHKYVTELPGFIGDPAKSNEGILEAIQMAWYEEFKDAQ; from the coding sequence ATGCCTCGCGAAATCGAATGGACCGACTCCGAAGAGATCGGCATCCAGCTGCAGGAAAAGTTCCCCGACCTGGATCCCCTCACCATCCGCTTCACGGACCTGCACAAGTACGTTACTGAGCTGCCAGGCTTCATCGGCGACCCCGCCAAGTCCAACGAAGGCATCCTCGAAGCCATCCAGATGGCCTGGTACGAAGAGTTCAAGGACGCCCAGTAG
- a CDS encoding prephenate dehydrogenase gives MNHLLIVGTGLIGASTGLALKAAGFTGTVTGFDASGHELEVALERGAIDIAVRSRDAALDAARDADVILLAVPVLAILDWINLLGPILKPGQLVTDTGSTKAQIAEAAAKLFTTPEGPHFLPGHPMAGKESGGAAIAEATLFQNAVWIFTPTATTLTAEEREWRSWMTKIGAKVLDLDPSRHDDLLAWVSHLPQMVSTALSALLEDTFGDDEDLRAIGGRALREMTRLGSSPYSMWRDVAMTNTKPLADSLLALEQRLQHLRENLRTPELREEFKKANKFREPR, from the coding sequence GTGAACCATCTCCTCATCGTCGGCACCGGCCTCATCGGCGCGTCCACCGGACTCGCGCTGAAGGCCGCAGGCTTTACCGGCACCGTGACCGGCTTTGACGCCAGCGGACACGAGCTGGAAGTCGCACTGGAACGCGGAGCCATTGATATCGCCGTGCGCTCGCGCGATGCCGCCCTTGATGCAGCCCGCGATGCCGACGTTATCCTGCTTGCCGTCCCTGTGCTCGCCATTCTCGACTGGATCAACTTGCTGGGACCTATCCTGAAGCCCGGCCAACTGGTCACCGACACCGGCAGCACCAAGGCCCAGATCGCCGAGGCGGCGGCGAAGCTCTTCACCACGCCGGAAGGCCCGCACTTTCTACCCGGCCACCCCATGGCGGGCAAAGAGTCCGGCGGAGCAGCCATCGCCGAAGCCACACTCTTCCAGAACGCGGTGTGGATCTTCACTCCCACGGCAACCACGCTGACCGCCGAAGAGAGGGAATGGCGCAGCTGGATGACAAAGATCGGCGCCAAGGTACTGGACCTTGACCCGTCGCGGCATGACGATCTGCTGGCCTGGGTCAGCCACCTTCCGCAGATGGTCTCAACGGCTCTTTCGGCCCTTCTGGAAGACACCTTCGGCGACGATGAGGACCTGCGCGCTATCGGTGGCCGCGCCCTGCGCGAGATGACCCGCCTGGGCTCAAGTCCTTACAGCATGTGGCGCGATGTGGCGATGACGAACACCAAGCCGCTGGCGGATTCGCTGCTGGCGCTGGAACAACGCCTGCAGCATCTGAGGGAAAACCTCCGCACCCCTGAGCTGCGCGAAGAGTTCAAAAAAGCCAACAAGTTCCGCGAACCCCGCTAG
- a CDS encoding RNA polymerase sigma factor, with product MEKSEKEAIRLVLAGDRDAYRVLMDRHYPAVFRIAFRITGNEADAEEAAQESFLRAYNKLPEFRQDSAFGTWVTRIAMNTAMNLIERRNRDLSHYAPRIGDEVAEGEVQVASHRAGPERVLLDMETATLRNAAMSALTPMERTAFTLRHMEEVGMAEIADALGVPVNSAKQAVFRAVGKLRRALEPVAGGTR from the coding sequence ATGGAGAAGTCAGAGAAAGAGGCGATCCGGCTGGTCCTTGCCGGCGACAGAGACGCGTACCGCGTCCTGATGGACCGTCACTACCCTGCCGTCTTCCGGATCGCCTTCCGCATTACCGGCAATGAAGCCGACGCGGAAGAAGCTGCGCAGGAAAGCTTTCTGCGTGCCTATAACAAGCTTCCCGAGTTCCGGCAGGACTCTGCCTTTGGAACCTGGGTTACGAGGATTGCCATGAACACGGCCATGAACCTGATCGAGCGCAGAAACCGCGACCTGTCGCACTACGCCCCCCGCATCGGGGACGAGGTCGCCGAGGGCGAAGTGCAGGTGGCCAGCCACCGCGCCGGGCCCGAGCGTGTCCTGCTCGACATGGAGACCGCGACCCTGCGCAACGCCGCCATGTCCGCGCTTACCCCCATGGAGCGCACCGCTTTCACCCTGCGCCACATGGAAGAGGTCGGCATGGCAGAAATTGCCGATGCCCTGGGAGTTCCGGTCAATTCCGCCAAGCAGGCTGTTTTTCGCGCCGTCGGCAAGCTGCGCCGCGCGCTGGAACCTGTCGCAGGAGGTACGCGATGA
- a CDS encoding anti-sigma factor, with product MKHYTEEDLIAYQMGDASEAHAIRAHLEDCAACATLAESIAETLRVFSAEPVPMRSTAQMDASWQRLRGNLAVLEVPQKKRWFAVWMWPAAGVCTAALVVMVVLGLHIRKTDIPASGEPGPQQKASISDTLKSLVGRHNQAHPINGHGPLTDIPNDNPQITAHLDSAERLLTAVSHEDGPLDETTRSQAHDLLLKNAVYTQTARERGDLSEAAVLDNLGRVLIGLDHAPETPRSTWQLRLEMNTDGLLLDLRVLRQNDEHSRTRQ from the coding sequence ATGAAGCACTACACCGAAGAAGATCTCATCGCCTATCAAATGGGCGATGCCTCCGAAGCCCACGCCATCCGCGCGCATCTGGAAGACTGCGCCGCATGCGCCACCCTGGCCGAATCCATCGCGGAAACACTCCGTGTCTTCTCCGCCGAGCCCGTCCCCATGCGCTCCACGGCGCAGATGGACGCAAGCTGGCAGCGGCTGCGCGGCAACCTCGCAGTCCTGGAAGTTCCGCAAAAGAAGCGCTGGTTCGCCGTATGGATGTGGCCCGCCGCCGGAGTATGCACCGCCGCCCTGGTCGTTATGGTGGTGCTCGGCCTGCACATCCGCAAGACCGACATTCCCGCCAGCGGCGAGCCAGGACCGCAGCAAAAGGCCTCCATCAGCGACACGCTGAAGAGTCTCGTCGGACGCCACAACCAGGCGCATCCCATCAACGGCCACGGTCCGCTGACGGATATACCGAACGACAATCCTCAGATCACCGCGCACCTTGATTCCGCCGAGCGTCTGCTGACCGCTGTCAGCCATGAAGACGGGCCTCTGGACGAAACCACCCGTTCGCAGGCGCACGATCTACTGCTGAAGAACGCCGTCTACACGCAGACCGCGCGCGAACGCGGTGACCTGTCAGAGGCCGCGGTGCTCGATAACCTTGGCCGCGTTCTCATCGGCCTGGACCACGCTCCGGAGACGCCGAGGAGCACCTGGCAACTGCGCCTGGAGATGAACACCGACGGCCTGTTGCTGGATCTTCGCGTATTGCGCCAGAACGACGAGCACAGCCGTACCCGGCAGTAA
- a CDS encoding HEAT repeat domain-containing protein yields MKHWILFAGLALGSGAHAALATEVLQPAILTTDPGAAAAAEDSYAAGTRAMNEQRWQDAITVFDKIIDAKGAKADASLYWKAYALNKLSRREESAATCGQLRGEFPKSTWIKDCAALGIGNRTVHVVVRSQDGRTSTSTSSSSSSDDDTFMIGPMPPTPPTPPTPLSWNTGYRSGRGDSGDPNSDLKILALNSLMNQDATRAVPVIRELLNGNQSDAVKKQALFVLGQNKTPECQALLREIALGKQNPALQRQAMQMLAITQGKKANDTLAEIYRQSTDVKIKKSAISSMFISGDAQKLVELARGEKDLEMKRQIVSQLALMNDKVAQDYMLELLK; encoded by the coding sequence ATGAAGCACTGGATCTTGTTTGCAGGTCTGGCCCTCGGCAGCGGCGCACACGCCGCGCTGGCAACCGAGGTCTTGCAACCCGCCATCCTCACCACCGACCCCGGCGCGGCAGCCGCCGCGGAAGACAGCTACGCCGCCGGCACCCGCGCCATGAACGAGCAGCGCTGGCAGGACGCCATCACCGTCTTTGACAAGATCATCGACGCCAAGGGCGCGAAGGCCGATGCCTCTCTCTACTGGAAGGCCTATGCCCTCAACAAGCTCAGCCGCCGTGAAGAGTCAGCCGCAACCTGCGGCCAGTTACGCGGTGAGTTCCCAAAGTCCACCTGGATCAAAGACTGCGCCGCGCTCGGCATTGGGAACCGCACCGTGCACGTGGTCGTACGCTCCCAGGACGGAAGAACCAGCACCTCCACTTCCAGTTCCAGCAGCAGCGATGACGACACCTTCATGATCGGACCCATGCCGCCGACTCCTCCCACCCCGCCCACGCCGCTGAGCTGGAACACCGGCTACAGGTCAGGCCGCGGAGACTCCGGTGATCCGAACTCTGATCTGAAGATTCTCGCCCTGAACTCGCTGATGAACCAGGACGCCACCCGCGCCGTGCCTGTGATCCGCGAGCTACTCAACGGCAACCAGTCCGACGCCGTGAAGAAACAGGCGCTCTTCGTCCTGGGCCAGAACAAGACTCCGGAGTGCCAGGCCCTGCTGCGTGAGATTGCTCTCGGCAAGCAGAATCCCGCTCTGCAGCGTCAGGCCATGCAGATGCTGGCGATCACGCAGGGCAAAAAGGCCAACGACACTCTGGCAGAGATTTACCGCCAGTCCACCGACGTGAAGATCAAAAAGTCGGCCATCTCTTCGATGTTCATCTCCGGTGATGCGCAGAAGCTGGTCGAACTTGCCCGCGGCGAGAAAGACCTGGAGATGAAGCGCCAGATCGTCTCCCAGCTTGCCCTGATGAACGACAAGGTCGCACAGGACTACATGCTGGAGCTCTTGAAGTAA
- a CDS encoding HEAT repeat domain-containing protein — translation MRIAFRTLVFSFTLAAPLAAQQPLVAGTQMETHTVHNLHADLASAGTAWVGYSIPVLGHFTESDNQTIYLEGSRDGDYRSQEDRQEFDHANLLLRMEKGEVSKVRIVTPNRKLDTGGVKFVWLEGVSQEESLREFSALASNTAQERKVRDAAVMIVAQHQSPVATSTLAGMAKSGDSFLREKAAFWLAAHRGQDGTKAILALTRTEQDEHLRGKLAFDLTLAKDNPAAVDELIWMAKNDAAPHVRKEAQFWMAQKAGKRAAGELRQIVQNDPDRGIRRSAVFAISRLPQDEAAAQLIQVAETNKDPEVRKQAIFWLGQSKDPKALDYLTKILRE, via the coding sequence ATGAGAATTGCCTTTCGCACCCTCGTGTTTTCTTTTACCCTCGCCGCTCCGCTCGCGGCGCAGCAGCCGCTGGTTGCTGGAACGCAGATGGAAACACATACTGTCCACAATTTGCATGCAGATCTCGCCTCCGCGGGCACAGCCTGGGTAGGCTATTCCATCCCGGTGCTGGGTCACTTTACTGAGAGTGACAACCAGACCATCTACCTCGAAGGCTCCCGGGATGGCGACTACCGCTCCCAGGAAGACCGGCAGGAATTTGACCACGCCAACCTCCTTCTCCGCATGGAGAAGGGCGAGGTTTCCAAAGTGCGCATCGTGACGCCCAACCGCAAGCTCGATACCGGCGGAGTAAAGTTCGTGTGGCTTGAGGGAGTCTCCCAGGAAGAGAGCCTGCGTGAGTTCAGTGCCCTGGCCTCGAATACCGCGCAGGAGCGCAAGGTACGCGACGCCGCCGTCATGATCGTCGCACAGCACCAGTCACCGGTCGCCACCAGCACACTGGCCGGCATGGCAAAGTCCGGCGACTCCTTCCTGAGAGAGAAGGCAGCCTTCTGGCTCGCGGCGCATCGCGGACAGGACGGCACAAAGGCCATTCTCGCACTCACCCGCACGGAGCAGGACGAACACCTGCGCGGCAAGCTTGCCTTTGACCTCACCCTGGCTAAAGACAATCCTGCCGCTGTCGATGAACTCATCTGGATGGCAAAGAATGACGCTGCACCGCACGTCCGCAAGGAAGCCCAGTTCTGGATGGCCCAGAAAGCGGGGAAACGTGCAGCAGGTGAGCTTCGTCAAATCGTACAGAACGACCCCGACCGCGGAATCCGCCGCTCGGCCGTCTTCGCCATCTCGCGTCTGCCGCAGGATGAAGCAGCCGCGCAACTGATCCAGGTAGCAGAGACCAACAAGGATCCTGAAGTCCGCAAGCAGGCCATCTTCTGGCTCGGACAATCCAAGGACCCCAAAGCGTTGGACTACCTGACCAAGATCCTCAGGGAATAA
- the glgP gene encoding alpha-glucan family phosphorylase, which yields MTVQELAAEALRNCRVAYFSMEIALEENLPTYSGGLGVLAGDTLRSAADLGIPMVAVTLAHRMGYFRQMLDSDGRQTEEPMPWLPEERLPAAGAEVSVQVQNRELRIRGWRYDVVGVTGHVIPVLLLDTDVEANEPWDRTFTDTLYGGDTYYRLCQEAVLGLGGVAMLKALGVTPEVFHMNEGHAALLTTALLEQRLKGRALATATDEDVEAVKQQCVFTTHTPVPAGHDKFGQDQMHAVLGPERSEIYGRFGGIHEGLLNMTYIALRFSRYVNGVAMQHGKVSQAMFPDTPIHSITNGVHAGTWVSSAMAELFDRRLDGWREDNDALRSIYGVELQEITEAHAVSKRRLIEEVQRRTGVAFREDVLTLGFARRAATYKRATLLFEDTQRLLRIAQQLGGLQIVYAGKAHPADAPGKALIHEVISAAHGLKQSVVHVVYLENYDMQLGGMLTAGADIWVNTPRRPYEASGTSGMKAALNGVPSLSILDGWWMEGCADGTTGWAIEDGASDEEEATHLYQKLETEIVPAYQNKQAWAKVMQHCIGMNGTFFNTQRMVAQYWRRAYFPEQAGVVLPGKREMAEIGAAV from the coding sequence ATGACGGTGCAGGAGCTGGCGGCAGAGGCATTGCGGAACTGCCGCGTTGCGTACTTCTCAATGGAAATCGCGCTGGAGGAGAATCTTCCGACCTACTCCGGTGGTCTTGGTGTGCTGGCAGGCGACACATTGCGGTCGGCCGCCGATCTCGGTATTCCGATGGTGGCCGTAACCCTGGCACATCGCATGGGCTACTTTCGGCAGATGCTGGACAGCGATGGACGGCAGACCGAGGAACCGATGCCGTGGCTTCCGGAGGAACGTCTTCCGGCTGCCGGTGCGGAGGTCTCTGTCCAGGTACAGAACCGCGAGCTGAGAATTCGCGGCTGGCGGTATGACGTGGTGGGCGTTACCGGCCACGTGATTCCCGTGCTGCTGCTGGATACGGATGTTGAGGCGAACGAGCCGTGGGACCGTACCTTTACGGACACACTGTACGGCGGCGATACATACTACCGGCTATGCCAGGAGGCGGTGCTGGGCCTGGGCGGCGTGGCCATGCTGAAGGCGCTGGGTGTTACGCCCGAGGTCTTCCACATGAACGAAGGCCATGCGGCGTTGCTGACCACAGCCCTGTTGGAGCAGCGGCTGAAAGGCCGCGCGCTTGCCACTGCGACGGACGAGGATGTGGAGGCTGTCAAACAGCAGTGCGTCTTCACCACACACACTCCGGTGCCGGCAGGGCATGACAAGTTTGGCCAGGACCAGATGCATGCGGTTCTGGGGCCGGAGCGGTCTGAGATCTATGGCCGTTTTGGCGGCATCCATGAGGGTCTGTTGAACATGACCTACATCGCCCTGCGTTTTTCGCGCTATGTGAATGGCGTTGCGATGCAGCATGGCAAGGTTTCGCAGGCGATGTTTCCGGATACGCCGATCCACTCCATCACGAATGGCGTTCACGCGGGCACGTGGGTGTCCTCGGCGATGGCGGAACTGTTTGACCGCCGTCTGGATGGATGGCGCGAGGACAATGATGCACTGCGCAGCATCTACGGCGTGGAGCTGCAGGAGATTACCGAGGCGCATGCCGTCAGCAAGCGCCGCCTGATCGAAGAAGTACAACGCCGCACCGGGGTTGCCTTCCGCGAGGATGTGCTGACGCTGGGCTTTGCGCGCCGTGCGGCCACCTACAAACGAGCCACGCTGCTGTTTGAAGACACGCAGAGGCTTCTGCGCATTGCCCAGCAGCTGGGCGGTCTGCAGATTGTGTATGCGGGCAAGGCCCATCCGGCGGATGCTCCGGGGAAGGCGCTGATTCATGAGGTAATCAGCGCGGCGCATGGGCTGAAGCAGAGCGTGGTGCACGTGGTGTACCTGGAGAACTATGACATGCAGCTTGGCGGCATGCTGACGGCGGGTGCGGACATCTGGGTGAATACGCCACGGCGGCCCTATGAAGCCAGCGGCACCAGCGGTATGAAGGCCGCTCTGAATGGTGTGCCCAGCCTGAGCATCCTGGATGGCTGGTGGATGGAAGGCTGTGCCGACGGGACGACCGGATGGGCGATTGAAGATGGCGCCAGTGACGAGGAAGAAGCTACGCACCTGTACCAGAAGCTGGAGACGGAGATTGTGCCGGCTTACCAGAACAAGCAGGCATGGGCGAAGGTGATGCAGCACTGCATCGGGATGAACGGCACCTTCTTCAATACTCAGCGCATGGTGGCCCAGTACTGGCGGCGGGCGTACTTCCCGGAGCAGGCTGGCGTTGTGCTGCCGGGGAAGAGGGAAATGGCGGAGATCGGCGCAGCCGTTTAG